A region from the Hypericibacter adhaerens genome encodes:
- a CDS encoding rhodanese-like domain-containing protein, which produces MSYAGDVSPSQAWQMLSQEKPVRLVDVRTRPEWSFVGVPDLSSLGKKTMFLSWQDYPAMQVNPAFAAELAKVLPDKDTPVLFLCRSGARSKAAAMALTAMGYSRCFNVSEGFEGALDAEHHRGRAGGWKAAGLPWVQE; this is translated from the coding sequence ATGAGCTACGCCGGAGACGTCTCCCCATCGCAAGCCTGGCAGATGCTGAGCCAGGAAAAGCCAGTGCGACTGGTCGATGTGCGCACGCGGCCCGAATGGAGCTTCGTCGGCGTGCCGGACCTGTCGAGCCTCGGGAAGAAGACAATGTTCCTGTCGTGGCAGGACTATCCCGCCATGCAGGTGAACCCGGCCTTCGCCGCCGAGCTGGCGAAGGTGCTTCCCGACAAGGACACGCCCGTCCTGTTTCTGTGCCGCAGCGGCGCCCGTTCGAAGGCAGCCGCCATGGCGCTCACCGCCATGGGCTACAGCCGTTGCTTCAATGTCAGCGAGGGGTTCGAGGGGGCCCTCGACGCTGAGCACCATCGTGGCCGTGCGGGCGGCTGGAAAGCCGCCGGCCTGCCCTGGGTGCAAGAATGA